The following proteins are encoded in a genomic region of Ostrinia nubilalis chromosome 1, ilOstNubi1.1, whole genome shotgun sequence:
- the LOC135076987 gene encoding dolichyl-diphosphooligosaccharide--protein glycosyltransferase subunit 2 → MHLNTFSILVLCLVGWSSANTLQGSIDLKRIQSILQEGLKNKDVASLYYSIKGLKDLKVPIPDVCQDIKNAKYDSKNIEQVFYLASAAALSGCQNSLSPDLLRPPSQVLDKKDATIQELYYAVYTLKALGKGSVYDKEDSLKNLIQLLKKDDSPANYGYVFALCEHMGCTAWTASHAEGVLLAADESDSRALHFDGGLPVTSMLLSTITRSYKQQKKASPLNPEQKLKFAEYVLSRRSVTSPRGAALLLDAATALADDQPTPISIVIKGKKYVTSDSDSIEFAVTDLLGRPVPGLKPEDVVAQSGTRLADDVVVLSKQPLTQKPNEPTTFVLNLSKIKAQYGMYKIALSAGGKTANVNIAVLGEIQVSSIEVGIGDVDGTTSPKVTTVTYPNKLTEKLQADHLQKVTLKFSVRDKWNKAVTVQQAFVRVGGARDETIFVAEPDNAKAYKVELNVGSLSKHLNAVNGAYSLSVLVGDAAAAAPVAWPLGAIHFNFGRDGNAVGEVVTASVPHRGPLPEIVHAFRQPEARPPRALSDVFAAAGLQKTLSVVSNVAILLAESEMPTVVIINNVSIRRSMLSPGEVVTASVPHRGPLPEIVHAFRQPEARPPRALSDVFACAAAAPLLLLLLLWARLGLNLSNFPWTLSALLFHLSLGASLVLYYVLWLQLSMFDTLRYLLPLGALTFLSGHRLLRRLVAAKQR, encoded by the exons ATGCATTTAAATA CATTCAGCATTTTAGTGTTATGCCTAGTTGGCTGGAGCAGTGCTAACACCCTCCAAGGCTCAATAGACTTGAAGCGGATCCAGTCTATCCTCCAAGAGGGCCTCAAAAACAAGGATGTTGCGTCACTGTACTACTCTATCAAGGGTTTGAAAGATCTCAAAGTACCAATCCCTGATGTTTGCCAG GACATCAAAAATGCCAAATATGATTCCAAAAACATTGAGCAAGTGTTCTATCTGGCTAGCGCCGCGGCCCTCTCAGGCTGTCAGAACTCCTTATCTCCGGATCTCCTCCGGCCGCCGTCGCAGGTGCTAGACAAGAAAGACGCAACCATCCAGGAGCTGTATTATGCCGTGTACACACTAAAGGCTCTCGGCAAGGGCAGCGTTTACGACAAAGAAGACAGCCTCAAGAATCTCATCCAGCTGTTGAAGAAGGATGACTCTCCTGCTAA CTACGGCTACGTGTTCGCCCTGTGCGAACACATGGGCTGCACGGCGTGGACGGCGAGCCACGCTGAAGGCGTGCTGCTGGCAGCTGATGAGAGCGACTCGCGCGCGCTGCACTTCGACGGCGGCCTGCCCGTCACATCGATGCTGCTGTCCACTATTACCAG GTCGTACAAGCAGCAAAAGAAGGCGTCCCCTCTCAACCCTGAGCAGAAGCTGAAGTTCGCTGAATACGTGCTGTCGCGTCGCTCCGTGACGTCACCGCGCGGCGCCGCGCTACTGTTGGATGCCGCCACCGCACTCGCTGACGACCAG CCCACCCCCATCAGCATCGTGATCAAAGGCAAAAAATACGTCACCTCGGACTCCGACTCCATCGAGTTTGCCGTCACCGACCTACTTGGACGTCCCGTGCCCGGCCTCAAGCCTGAAGACGTAGTCGCTCAGTCCGGAACCCGCCTCGCCGATGACGTCGTAGTCCTCTCCAAACAACCGCTGACTCAAAAACCCAACGAGCCCACGACTTTCGTCCTTAACCTCAGCAAGATTAAGGCCCAATACGGCATGTACAAGATCGCGCTGAGCGCTGGAGGCAAGACGGCCAATGTGAACATTGCTGTGTTGGGCGAGATCCAGGTGTCGAGTATCGAGGTGGGGATCGGTGATGTGGACGGCACTACCAGCCCTAAAGTCACCACCGTGACCTACCCCAATAAGCTGACTGAGAAGCTGCAGGCTGATCACTTGCAAAA GGTGACGCTGAAGTTCTCTGTGCGCGACAAGTGGAACAAGGCGGTGACGGTGCAGCAGGCCTTTGTGCGTGTGGGCGGCGCGCGCGACGAGACCATCTTCGTGGCCGAGCCCGACAACGCCAAGGCCTACAAAGTCGAGCTG AACGTGGGTTCGCTGAGCAAGCACCTGAACGCGGTGAACGGCGCGTACTCGCTGAGCGTGCTGGTGGGCGACGCCGCGGCCGCCGCGCCCGTGGCCTGGCCGCTCGGGGCCATACACTTCAACTTCGGCCGCGACGGGAACGCTGTCG GTGAAGTAGTAACCGCGAGCGTGCCTCACCGCGGGCCTTTACCAGAGATCGTGCACGCGTTCCGTCAGCCCGAGGCGCGTCCCCCACGAGCTTTGTCCGACGTGTTCGCGGCCGCGGGATTACAAAAAACATTATCCgtagtttcgaatgttgctatCCTTCTAGCGGAAAGCGAGATGCCg ACTGTAGTCATAATTAACAATGTTTCCATTAGGCGCT CAATGTTGTCACCAGGTGAGGTAGTAACAGCGAGCGTGCCTCACCGCGGGCCGCTGCCCGAGATCGTGCACGCGTTCCGTCAGCCCGAGGCGCGTCCCCCACGAGCTTTATCCGACGTGTTCGCTTGCgcggccgccgcgccgctgctgctgctgctgcttctGTGGGCGCGTCTTGGGCTTAACCTGTCCAACTTCCCTTGGACGCTCAGTGCGCTGCTGTTCCATCTGTCGCTCGGAG CGTCGCTGGTGCTGTACTACGTGCTGTGGCTGCAGCTGTCGATGTTCGACACGCTGCGCTACCTGCTGCCCCTAGGCGCGCTCACGTTCCTGTCGGGCCACCGCCTGCTGCGCCGCCTCGTCGCCGCCAAGCAGCGCTAA
- the LOC135074847 gene encoding ATP synthase subunit g, mitochondrial — translation MAAAAKIPALINSALAQARPKFNIFMKYARVELAPPKLSEIPQIKAGIGKLMSSAKTGAWKQQTVKQASLNALVGAEVLFWFYVGECIGKRHLVGYDV, via the exons ATGGCCGCAGCAGCTAAAATACCGGCTCTCATAAACT CGGCGTTAGCCCAGGCCCGCCCCAAATTCAACATCTTCATGAAGTATGCGAGAGTTGAACTGGCCCCACCCAAGCTGAGCGAGATCCCACAAATCAAGGCCGGTATTGGCAAGCTGATGTCGAGCGCCAAGACTGGAGCCTGGAAGCAACAGACAGTGAAGCAGGCCAGCCTAAACGCCCTAGTCGGCGCCGAGGTGCTGTTCTGGTTCTATGTTGGAGAATGCATCGGCAAGCGCCACCTTGTCGGCTATGATGTTTAG
- the LOC135074838 gene encoding small ribosomal subunit protein mS29: MLSRSWRHLCRRYSQATTFRTSEASPSQQNEKQVGLFYTMNKDTCKQLFSQGGFPKSFQKQSKTFTETAIMIRQPALDLINCIKSSDLDKPAIRYVLYGEKGTGKSLTMAHLLHYAHEDGYLIVHVPWVSEWLRRLPRSKEMSNSQTHEGLVDLPLDAASWLLHFKGQNQHILKTGDLKISKDYVWSKRETTAAGSPLAQLVEHGINRVKYACDVIDALVHEIKILSNNKQCKTFVAIDGFNSFFYPLTRLSTPTKKKVKPEEVTLTTSFMELTKNDWTNGVILLTADQLAVPDDHQESYFPRYLLYKKGFEHLDPFVPVEVGRYNDKEFLTCVSYYRDRLWLRGPPEIDSELKFTSACNPYRFMEQCAPL; this comes from the exons ATGCTGTCGCGTAGTTGGAGGCATTTATGCCGACGATACTCCCAAGCAACTACATTTCGGACGAGTGAAGCTTCTCCA TCACAGCAAAATGAGAAACAAGTTGGTCTTTTCTACACCATGAATAAAGATACATGTAAACAATTATTCAGCCAAGGCGGTTTCCCCAAGAGTTTCCAAAAACAGAGCAAGACATTCACAGAGACCGCTATTATGATCCGACAACCTGCTCTAGACCTCATCAATTGCATAAAGTCTTCAGATTTGGACAAACCGGCCATCCGTTATGTGCTTT ATGGTGAAAAAGGTACTGGCAAGTCTCTCACTATGGCACACCTTCTGCATTACGCCCATGAGGATGGTTATTTGATAGTGCATGTTCCATGGG TGTCAGAGTGGCTGAGAAGGCTGCCCAGGAGCAAAGAGATGTCCAACTCCCAGACACATGAGGGCCTTGTTGACCTGCCACTTGATGCAGCATCCTGGCTGCTTCACTTCAAAGGACAGAATCAACACATCCTGAAGACTGGTGAT CTCAAAATTTCCAAAGACTATGTTTGGAGTAAACGAGAAACAACCGCAGCAGGTTCACCTCTGGCCCAGCTGGTGGAACATGGAATAAACCGCGTGAAATACGCTTGTGACGTCATTGATGCACTTGTCCATGAGATCAAGATTCTATCAAATAACAAACA ATGCAAGACCTTTGTGGCTATAGATGGGTTCAACAGCTTTTTCTACCCCTTGACTAGACTGAGCACTCCCACCAAAAAGAAGGTCAAGCCAGAAGAAGTAACTCTCACCACATCCTTCATGGAACTTACAAAGAATGACTGG ACAAATGGAGTTATATTGCTCACTGCAGACCAACTTGCTGTACCTGATGACCACCAGGAAAGCTACTTCCCAAGATATCTATTATACAAAAAG GGCTTTGAACATCTGGACCCCTTTGTGCCTGTTGAAGTGGGAAGGTACAATGACAAAGAATTCCTGACTTGTGTCAGCTACTACAGAGACCGCCTGTGGCTGCGTGGCCCACCAGAAATAGACTCCGAACTGAAGTTCACTAGTGCTTGCAATCCCTATAGGTTCATGGAACAGTGTGCCCCattgtaa
- the LOC135077259 gene encoding unconventional prefoldin RPB5 interactor-like protein translates to MDILQNIYTKSVSENERNLGFWEDYLKKLKSLDFNQYAEKLTVPILVPVGNRILFRGELKHTNEVTVAMGANYFAKCSIAQAQILKQHRIKDAQSKVDLYRKEKDFLDNQLIFRKQNILDTIGQEIVEEYTEEEERKWKIKHRENVRQYKKQSKNKKEEETEGITDEELWNRLEELELQEELENELMTMDKQHERKQIDKPPDTFIKEEEFSDPAIEENKLTKTESNPKQSKLDLLQKVIDRQNELEEKLQELKYKERSTSKTENDLISRLDEMEQLDELEDEMDRLNDIIEDQDVEYEEEEEEDNDETVKSPAKSIKRSVSFADEDDSETLEITFSHSDVPPSLEPYDSNKGIQKPSDIYSAYEQLFNSETTSILKKNKYTDNGIREISNVKTEKPPKVTFMQTEDDDAEQSNDRTIVVGDIVERIDQNGNMIENTAARPTSLFKKKRMQKSNK, encoded by the exons ATGGACATCCTTCAGAACATCTACACTAAG AGTGTATCCGAAAATGAGAGGAATTTGGGATTTTGGGAAGATTACTTGAAGAAACTTAAGTCCCTTGACTTCAATCAGTATGCCGAAAAGCTGACTGTTCCGATATTAGTTCCTGTTGGGAACAGGATCTTGTTCAGAGGCGAGTTGAAGCACACCAATGAGGTTACAGTGGCGATGGGAGCGAATTACTTCGCTAAATGTTCTATCGCTCAAGCACAAATACTGAAGCAGCATAGAATTAAAG ATGCCCAATCCAAAGTAGATCTGtacagaaaagaaaaagactTCTTGGATAATCAATTAATATTCagaaaacagaacatattggaCACAATAGGCCAAGAAATTGTAGAGGAGTACactgaagaagaagaaagaaagtgGAAGATAAAGCACAGGGAAAACGTGAGACAGTATAAGAAGCAGTCTAAGAATAAAAAGGAAGAGGAAACGGAAGGTATAACTGATGAGGAGCTGTGGAACAGGCTTGAAGAACTGGAATTGCAAGAGGAATTAGAGAACGAGCTTATGACTATGGATAAACAACATGAGAGGAAACAAATTGACAAACCACCAGACACATTCATAAAAGAAGAGGAATTCAGTGATCCAGCTATAGAAGAGAATAAACTAACTAAAACTGAAAGTAATCCAAAGCAGTCAAAGTTAGACCTGCTACAGAAAGTCATTGATAGGCAAAATGAACTGGAGGAAAAATTACAAGAACTTAAATACAAAGAAAGGAGCACAAGCAAAACTGAAAATGACCTGATTTCTAGGCTAGACGAAATGGAGCAGCTTGATGAGCTTGAAGATGAAATGGACAG GTTAAATGACATCATTGAAGATCAGGATGTGGAGTATGaggaggaagaagaagaagataatgATGAAACTGTTAAGTCACCAGCTAAATCAATCAAACGCAGTGTTTCCTTTGCTGATGAAGATGATAGCGAAACTTTGGAGATCACATTCTCACACAGTGATGTACCACCATCTTTAGAACCTTACGACTCAAACAAGGGAATACAGAAGCCCAGTGACATTTACAGTGCATATGAACAACTATTTAACAGCGAAACAACATCCATTCTTAAAAAGAATAAATACACCGATAATGGAATCAGAGAGATATCCAATGTGAAAACTGAAAAGCCACCAAAAGTAACTTTCATGCAAACTGAAGATGATGATGCTGAACAGAGTAATGATCGAACAATAGTTGTTGGCGACATAGTAGAGAGAATAGATCAAAATGGAAATATGATAGAAAACACAGCAGCAAGACCGACAagtctttttaaaaagaaaagaatGCAAAAgtcgaataaataa
- the LOC135078273 gene encoding ribonucleoside-diphosphate reductase subunit M2 encodes MSTFNDKENLTNGINNVHIKSPTKNNILTLRNDNVTDDKMEVEKESKEVEFDPQLEPLLRENPRRFVIFPIKYPDIWNMYKKAEASFWTVEEVDLSKDLSDWENLKDCERHFIKHVLAFFAASDGIVNENLVERFSQEVQVTEARCFYGFQIAMENVHSEMYSLLIDTYIRDPKERDFLFNAIETLPCVKKKADWALQWIGSKTATFGERIVAFAAVEGIFFSGSFASIFWLKKRGLMPGLTFSNELISRDEGLHTDFACLMFKHLVQKPSKARVLQIIKDAVVIEQEFLTDALPVRLLGMNCELMSNYIEFVADRLLVDLIEEKHYNTKNPFDFMNLISLEGKTNFFEKKVGEYQKWGVMANPTDNVFTLDAEF; translated from the exons ATGTCTACATTTAACGACAAGGAAAACCTCACCAATGGAATCAACAATGTCCACATCAAG TCGCCGACAAAGAACAACATTTTGACTCTTCGCAACGACAACGTGACTGATGATAAAATGGAGGTGGAGAAAGAGTCCAAGGAGGTGGAGTTCGACCCTCAGCTGGAGCCGCTACTGCGGGAGAACCCGCGCCGGTTCGTCATCTTCCCCATCAAGTACCCCGACATCTGGAACATGTACAAAAAGGCCGAGGCCTCCTTCTGGACGGTAGAAGAGGTGGACCTGTCTAAG GACTTATCTGACTGGGAAAATTTAAAAGACTGTGAAAGACATTTCATCAAGCACGTGCTGGCCTTCTTTGCTGCATCTGATGGTATCGTCAATGAGAACCTGGTTGAACGCTTCTCTCAAGAAGTTCAAGTGACTGAAGCTCGATGCTTCTATGGATTCCAAATCGCTATGGAGAATGTACATTCTGAAATGTACTCATTGCTCATTGACACTTATATCAGAGACCCTAAGGAAAG AGATTTTCTCTTCAATGCTATTGAGACACTACCATGTGTAAAGAAGAAGGCTGACTGGGCACTTCAATGGATCGGCAGCAAGACCGCGACATTCGGCGAGCGTATCGTGGCATTCGCCGCGGTTGAGGGCATTTTCTTCTCTGGCAGTTTCGCGTCTATCTTCTGGCTCAAGAAGCGTGGACTCATGCCCGGCTTAACTTTCAGCAACGAACTTATATCTAGGGACGAG GGCCTCCACACGGACTTCGCTTGCCTCATGTTCAAGCACTTGGTCCAGAAGCCGAGCAAGGCGCGCGTGCTCCAGATCATCAAGGACGCGGTGGTCATCGAGCAAGAGTTCCTGACCGACGCGCTTCCCGTCAGGCTATTGGGCATGAACTGTGAACTCATGTCCAACTACATCGAATTCGTCGCCGATAGGCTGCTGGTGGATCTCATTGAAGAAAAG CACTACAACACCAAGAACCCATTCGACTTCATGAACCTCATTTCCCTGGAAGGCAAGACAAACTTCTTCGAAAAGAAAGTCGGAGAGTACCAGAAGTGGGGAGTCATGGCAAACCCTACTGACAATGTGTTTACCCTCGATGCCGAATTCTAA